The following coding sequences are from one Scomber japonicus isolate fScoJap1 chromosome 3, fScoJap1.pri, whole genome shotgun sequence window:
- the LOC128354966 gene encoding fibronectin type III domain-containing protein 11-like, translating into MDDVNLTCVSSHECGTQEASSQHDALLDLRNQITHLFCTRLNANSITEKLQLMQRSSYYLEVQHELPPTEEQQQTLNLSDSTVLSLIDHWRLEGALTLANTQVKLILSLLGMLYDEIISSCRELEVFIIKCNQGLLDRDMAISMQEKLRQTHQYLDDFEDRMTRNLGPLDLPNQLILNTGQYPMAKLSVSLAIKMPVVFDRRKSHVTSYTAHLFWEVATQQSEELGQEFEILIKSLHPTADQGEFIKTTCQSYCIQFSNLTPDSYYQFSVKRVDVLNLVYELWTDTIILKTTNVPK; encoded by the exons ATGGATGATGTCAATCTGACCTGTGTGAGCTCACATGAGTGTGGTACCCAGGAGGCCAGCAGCCAACATGATGCCCTGCTGGACCTCCGCAACCAGATTACACATCTGTTCTGCACCAGACTTAATGCAAACTCCATCACG GAAAAGCTGCAACTCATGCAAAGAAGCTCTTACTACTTGGAAGTCCAGCATGAATTGCCTCCAACTGAAGAACAGCAGCAGACTTTAAATTTGTCTGACAGCACAGTGTTGTCTCTCATTGACCATTGGAGGTTGGAGGGTGCCTTGACCCTAGCTAACACCCAGGTGAAGCTCATACTCTCTCTGCTGGGAATGCTCTACGACGAGATAATCAGCAGCTGTCGGGAGCTTGAAGTTTTCATCATTAAGTGCAACCAGGGTTTATTGGACAGGGACATGGCAATTTCCATGCAGGAGAAGCTCCGGCAAACCCACCAGTACCTGGATGACTTTGAGGACCGTATGACTCGGAATCTTGGTCCACTGGACCTGCCGAACCAGCTCATCCTGAACACAGGTCAATACCCGATGGCGAAGCTCAGTGTGTCTCTGGCCATCAAAATGCCAGTGGTATTTGACCGTCGTAAGTCACATGTGACTTCGTACACTGCACACTTATTTTGGGAAGTCGCCACTCAGCAGTCGGAGGAGCTCGGCCAAGAATTTGAGATCCTCATAAAGAGCCTTCATCCAACTGCTGACCAGGGCGAGTTTATTAAAACCACATGTCAGTCATACTGTATACAATTCAGCAACCTGACCCCTGACAGCTACTATCAGTTCTCTGTCAAGAGAGTTGATGTTTTAAACTTGGTCTATGAACTGTGGACTGACACTATCATCCTGAAGACCACCAATGTTCCTAAATGA